From a single Aquincola tertiaricarbonis genomic region:
- the typA gene encoding translational GTPase TypA, translating into MTKQIRNIAIIAHVDHGKTTMVDQLLRQSGTFADHEKVVDTVMDNNAIERERGITILAKNCAVSWNGTHINIVDTPGHADFGGEVERALSMVDGVVLLIDAQEGPMPQTRFVTKKALALGLKPIVVVNKVDKPGAKPDAVINAAFDLFDKLGANDEQLDFPVVYASGINGWSSLEEGAPGEQWGPDMSALFETVLKHVQPHAGNPDAPLQLQISALDYNSFVGRIGVGRISQGTIKPGMQVAVMEGPDGKSVNGRINQVLTFQGLDRVQVTEAGPGEIVLINGIEDIGIGVTVTDVANPSPLPMLKVDEPTLTMNFCVNTSPLAGREGKFVTSRQIWDRLQKELQHNVALRVSETGEDGVFEVCGRGELHLTILLENMRREGYELAVSKPRVMFKDIDGVKSEPMELVTADVEEIHQGGVMQALGLRKGEMINMEPDGHGRVRLEYRIPARGLIGFSNEFMNLTRGSGLISSIFDGYEAHKGEIGGRKNGVLISMDDGEIFTYALGKLDDRGRMFVKPNDPVYEGMIVGIHSRDNDLVVNATRTKQLTNFRVSGKEDAIKITPPIDLTLEYGVDFIDDDELVEITPKSIRLRKRHLSEHERKRAARESN; encoded by the coding sequence ATGACCAAGCAGATCCGCAACATCGCCATCATCGCCCACGTCGACCATGGCAAGACCACGATGGTCGACCAGCTCCTTCGCCAGAGCGGCACCTTCGCCGACCACGAGAAGGTCGTCGACACCGTGATGGACAACAACGCCATCGAACGTGAGCGCGGCATCACCATCCTGGCCAAGAACTGCGCCGTGAGCTGGAACGGCACGCACATCAACATCGTCGACACCCCGGGCCACGCGGACTTCGGCGGCGAGGTGGAACGTGCACTGTCCATGGTGGACGGCGTGGTGCTGCTGATCGACGCCCAGGAAGGCCCGATGCCGCAGACCCGCTTCGTCACCAAGAAGGCGCTGGCCCTGGGCCTCAAGCCCATCGTGGTGGTGAACAAGGTCGACAAGCCGGGCGCCAAGCCCGACGCGGTGATCAACGCCGCCTTCGACCTGTTCGACAAGCTGGGCGCCAACGACGAGCAGCTGGACTTCCCGGTGGTGTACGCCTCGGGCATCAACGGCTGGTCGTCGCTGGAAGAAGGCGCGCCGGGCGAGCAGTGGGGCCCCGACATGTCGGCCCTGTTCGAGACCGTGCTCAAGCATGTGCAGCCGCACGCCGGCAACCCGGACGCTCCGCTGCAGCTGCAGATCTCGGCGCTGGACTACAACAGCTTCGTCGGCCGCATCGGCGTGGGCCGCATCAGCCAGGGCACCATCAAGCCCGGCATGCAGGTGGCCGTGATGGAAGGCCCGGACGGCAAGTCCGTCAACGGCCGCATCAACCAGGTGCTGACCTTCCAGGGCCTGGACCGCGTGCAGGTGACGGAAGCCGGCCCGGGCGAGATCGTGCTGATCAACGGCATCGAGGACATCGGCATCGGCGTCACCGTGACCGACGTGGCCAACCCGAGCCCGCTGCCCATGCTGAAGGTGGACGAGCCCACGCTGACGATGAACTTCTGCGTCAACACCTCGCCGCTGGCGGGCCGTGAAGGCAAGTTCGTCACCAGCCGCCAGATCTGGGACCGCCTGCAGAAGGAACTGCAGCACAACGTGGCGCTGCGCGTGTCCGAGACCGGCGAAGACGGCGTCTTCGAGGTCTGTGGCCGTGGCGAACTGCACCTGACCATCCTGCTGGAGAACATGCGCCGTGAAGGCTACGAGCTGGCCGTCTCCAAGCCGCGCGTGATGTTCAAGGACATCGACGGCGTCAAGAGCGAGCCGATGGAGCTGGTCACCGCCGACGTGGAAGAAATCCACCAGGGCGGCGTGATGCAGGCGCTGGGCCTGCGCAAGGGCGAGATGATCAACATGGAGCCGGACGGCCATGGCCGCGTGCGCCTGGAGTACCGCATCCCGGCCCGGGGCCTGATCGGCTTCTCGAACGAGTTCATGAACCTGACCCGCGGCTCGGGCCTGATCTCGTCGATCTTCGACGGCTACGAAGCCCACAAGGGCGAGATCGGCGGTCGCAAGAACGGCGTGCTGATCTCGATGGACGACGGCGAGATCTTCACCTACGCGCTGGGCAAGCTGGACGACCGCGGCCGCATGTTCGTCAAGCCGAACGACCCGGTGTACGAAGGCATGATCGTCGGCATCCACAGCCGCGACAACGACCTGGTGGTCAACGCCACCCGCACCAAGCAGCTGACCAACTTCCGCGTCAGCGGCAAGGAAGACGCGATCAAGATCACGCCGCCGATCGACCTGACGCTGGAATACGGCGTCGACTTCATCGACGACGACGAGCTGGTCGAGATCACGCCCAAGAGCATCCGCCTGCGCAAGCGCCACCTGAGCGAGCACGAGCGCAAGCGCGCAGCCCGCGAATCCAACTGA
- a CDS encoding alpha/beta fold hydrolase, which yields MKLQANGLAIEVDVQGPASGTPLLLVMGLGMQLVGWPQPLVDALVALGFRVIRLDNRDAGLSDGFDHLGVPNVGWAATRHMLRLPVPTAYTLDDMARDAWAVLEALEVPAAHVCGASMGGMIAQHMAWQQPQRCESLTLVMTTTGARHLPRPAWAVQKAMMSKPPSRHDREALIRRAEGLFRLIGSPAYPAPAAALRAQVSASIDRAYRPAGVARQMVAVLADGDRSRRLKAVQLPVHIIHGAADPLLPAAAARDLQRHLRGATLDLVDGMGHDLPAELLPRFAQGIATNAARA from the coding sequence ATGAAGTTGCAAGCCAACGGCCTGGCCATCGAGGTGGATGTGCAGGGCCCGGCCAGCGGCACGCCGCTGCTGCTGGTGATGGGCCTGGGCATGCAGCTGGTCGGCTGGCCGCAGCCGCTGGTCGATGCGCTGGTGGCGCTGGGCTTTCGCGTGATCCGCCTGGACAACCGGGATGCCGGCCTGTCCGACGGCTTCGATCATCTGGGCGTGCCCAACGTCGGCTGGGCCGCCACGCGCCACATGCTGCGCCTGCCGGTGCCCACCGCCTACACGCTGGACGACATGGCGCGCGACGCCTGGGCGGTGCTCGAGGCGCTGGAAGTGCCCGCCGCGCATGTGTGCGGCGCCTCGATGGGCGGCATGATCGCCCAGCACATGGCCTGGCAGCAGCCGCAGCGCTGCGAGAGCCTGACGCTGGTGATGACCACCACGGGCGCCCGCCACCTGCCGCGGCCCGCCTGGGCGGTGCAAAAGGCCATGATGAGCAAGCCGCCCAGCCGCCATGACCGCGAGGCGCTGATCCGTCGCGCCGAGGGCCTGTTCCGTCTGATCGGCAGCCCGGCCTATCCGGCACCGGCGGCGGCGCTGCGGGCGCAGGTCAGTGCGTCGATCGACCGCGCCTACCGCCCCGCCGGTGTGGCCCGCCAGATGGTGGCAGTGCTGGCCGATGGCGACCGCAGCCGGCGCCTCAAGGCGGTGCAGTTGCCGGTGCACATCATCCACGGCGCGGCCGACCCATTGCTGCCGGCCGCCGCCGCACGCGACCTGCAGCGCCACCTGCGCGGCGCCACGCTCGACTTGGTCGACGGCATGGGTCACGACCTGCCGGCCGAACTGCTGCCCCGTTTTGCGCAAGGCATCGCCACCAACGCCGCGCGCGCCTGA
- the rimP gene encoding ribosome maturation factor RimP — protein MTWQSAVERTVTGLGYDLVDLERTGGGLLRVTIDRVPGHAYPEGLGASEFVTVEDCEAVTRQLQYLLEVENVEYARLEVSSPGLDRPLKKSADYERFAGEAIDLTLKLPFQGRKKYRGILMSRDGGWRLLLDDNAGAPVRAGGKAAGKSTKSSKPAKSAQAAAASGEALTQPALDFALDEVREARLVPVVNFKGRPAAPAQPEVHGGPEE, from the coding sequence ATGACCTGGCAGTCTGCCGTCGAACGTACCGTCACTGGGCTGGGTTACGACCTGGTCGACCTCGAACGCACGGGGGGTGGACTCCTGCGCGTCACGATCGACCGGGTGCCCGGCCATGCGTACCCCGAAGGCCTGGGTGCCAGCGAATTCGTGACCGTCGAGGACTGCGAGGCCGTGACGCGGCAATTGCAGTATCTGCTCGAAGTCGAGAACGTCGAATACGCACGTTTGGAAGTTTCGTCCCCCGGGCTCGACCGGCCTTTGAAAAAATCGGCCGACTACGAGCGTTTTGCCGGCGAGGCGATCGATCTCACGCTGAAACTGCCTTTCCAGGGGCGCAAAAAGTATCGCGGCATCCTGATGTCGCGTGACGGTGGGTGGCGCCTGCTGCTGGACGACAACGCAGGTGCGCCGGTGCGCGCCGGCGGCAAGGCGGCGGGCAAGTCCACCAAGTCCAGCAAGCCGGCCAAGTCCGCCCAGGCTGCCGCCGCATCGGGCGAGGCGCTCACGCAGCCGGCGCTCGATTTCGCACTCGACGAGGTGCGTGAGGCACGGCTGGTGCCCGTCGTCAATTTCAAAGGTCGCCCGGCTGCTCCTGCGCAGCCCGAGGTGCATGGAGGTCCAGAAGAATGA
- the rbfA gene encoding 30S ribosome-binding factor RbfA, with translation MRHKKAIPNRSLRIADQIQRDVSELIRDLKDPRVGMVTVTGVDITPDYAHATVRFSLLVGQPEDSQAALNEAAGFIRNGLFKRLQIHTVPTLHFQFDRTTERAAELNALIRQANAQQAKD, from the coding sequence ATGCGACACAAGAAAGCGATACCCAACCGCAGCCTGCGGATCGCCGACCAGATCCAGCGTGATGTGTCGGAGCTGATCCGCGACCTGAAGGACCCGCGCGTGGGCATGGTCACCGTCACCGGCGTGGACATCACGCCCGACTACGCCCATGCCACCGTGCGCTTCTCGCTGCTGGTCGGCCAGCCCGAGGACAGCCAGGCCGCGTTGAACGAGGCGGCCGGCTTCATCCGCAATGGCCTGTTCAAGCGGCTGCAGATCCACACCGTGCCCACGCTGCACTTCCAGTTCGACCGCACCACCGAGCGTGCGGCCGAGCTGAATGCGCTGATCCGCCAGGCCAACGCGCAGCAGGCCAAGGACTGA
- the nusA gene encoding transcription termination factor NusA, protein MNRELLMLVDAISREKSVERDVVFGAVEAALASATKKLHGGEVDIRVQIDRETGEYETFRRWHVVPDEAGLQIPDAEILFFEAKEQIGDIEVDDHIEEPIESVPIGRIGAQAAKQVILQKIRDAEREQLLNDFLARGEKIFVGTVKRLDKGDIIVESGRVEGRLKRSEMIPKENLRTGDRVRAYIAGVDPTVRGPQIMLSRSAPGFMIELFAQEVPEIEQGLLEIKSCARDPGSRAKIAVVSHDKRVDPIGTCVGVRGSRVNAVTNELAGERVDIVLWSEDPAQFVIGALAPANVQSIVVNEEPHAMDVVVDEENLAISIGRGGQNVRLASELTGWRINIMTAEESQAKQAAESDVIRKLFVEKLDVDEEVAEILIAEGFTSLEEVAYVPMQEMLEIESFDEDTVTELRNRAKDALLTMEIAREESVEEVSQDLRDLEGLNPDLIAKLAGGGVHTRDDLADLAVDELTEITGMDADQAKALIMKAREHWFTA, encoded by the coding sequence ATGAACCGCGAACTGTTGATGCTGGTCGATGCGATCTCGCGCGAAAAGAGCGTGGAGCGCGACGTCGTGTTCGGCGCCGTCGAGGCAGCCCTGGCGTCGGCCACCAAGAAGCTGCACGGCGGCGAAGTGGACATCCGCGTTCAGATCGACCGCGAAACGGGCGAGTACGAGACCTTCCGCCGCTGGCACGTGGTGCCGGATGAGGCCGGCCTGCAGATCCCCGATGCCGAGATCCTGTTCTTCGAAGCCAAGGAACAGATCGGCGACATCGAGGTGGACGACCACATCGAGGAGCCCATCGAGTCGGTGCCCATCGGCCGCATCGGTGCGCAAGCGGCCAAGCAGGTCATCCTGCAGAAGATCCGCGACGCCGAGCGCGAGCAACTGCTCAACGACTTCCTCGCCCGTGGCGAGAAGATCTTCGTGGGCACCGTCAAGCGGCTGGACAAGGGCGACATCATCGTCGAGAGCGGCCGGGTGGAAGGCCGCCTGAAGCGCAGCGAGATGATCCCCAAGGAAAACCTGCGCACCGGCGACCGCGTGCGGGCCTACATCGCCGGTGTCGACCCCACCGTGCGCGGCCCGCAGATCATGCTGTCGCGCAGCGCGCCCGGCTTCATGATCGAGCTGTTCGCGCAAGAGGTGCCCGAGATCGAGCAAGGCCTGCTCGAGATCAAGAGCTGCGCCCGTGACCCGGGTTCGCGCGCCAAGATCGCCGTCGTCTCGCACGACAAGCGTGTCGATCCCATCGGCACCTGCGTCGGCGTGCGCGGCTCGCGGGTCAACGCGGTCACCAACGAGCTGGCCGGCGAGCGCGTGGACATCGTGCTGTGGTCGGAAGACCCGGCGCAGTTCGTGATCGGCGCGCTGGCGCCGGCCAACGTGCAGTCGATCGTGGTGAACGAGGAGCCGCATGCGATGGACGTGGTGGTGGACGAGGAAAACCTCGCCATCTCCATCGGCCGTGGCGGCCAGAACGTGCGCCTGGCCTCCGAGCTGACCGGCTGGCGCATCAACATCATGACCGCCGAAGAGTCGCAGGCGAAGCAGGCGGCCGAAAGCGACGTGATCCGCAAGCTCTTCGTCGAGAAGCTCGACGTCGACGAGGAAGTGGCGGAGATCCTGATCGCCGAAGGCTTCACCAGCCTGGAAGAAGTGGCGTACGTGCCCATGCAGGAGATGCTCGAGATCGAGAGCTTCGACGAGGACACCGTCACCGAGCTGCGCAACCGTGCCAAGGATGCGCTGCTGACGATGGAGATCGCCCGCGAGGAAAGTGTCGAAGAGGTGTCGCAGGACCTGCGCGACCTCGAAGGCCTGAATCCCGATCTCATCGCCAAGCTGGCGGGGGGCGGGGTGCACACCCGCGACGACCTCGCCGACCTGGCCGTCGACGAACTCACCGAGATCACCGGTATGGATGCCGATCAGGCCAAGGCGCTGATCATGAAGGCGCGCGAACACTGGTTCACCGCCTGA
- the truB gene encoding tRNA pseudouridine(55) synthase TruB has translation MTVQEAVPQATPRPPRQRIQRRPLHGVLLLDKPLGLSSNDALQKAKWLLRAEKAGHTGTLDPLATGLLPLCFGAATKFSQVSLEADKTYRATLALGRTTTTGDAEGELLQQRPVALDRDAIEAACARFTGPISQLPPMHSALKRDGKALYEYARAGIEVERAPRQVVIHHIDIIDWQADTLVIDVRCSKGTYIRTLAEDIGQALGCGAHLSALRRTGSGPLQVADAVTLEQLAALDEAAREALLKPVDWLLSDWPRVALPEDEAGRFLTGLRRRVRLADAPAVRVYGPQPSAFLGSAHIASGELIADRLLSPVEVQGLIS, from the coding sequence CTGACCGTGCAAGAAGCAGTTCCCCAGGCCACGCCGCGGCCGCCGCGCCAGCGCATCCAGCGCCGGCCGCTGCATGGCGTGTTGTTGCTCGACAAGCCGCTCGGCCTGTCGAGCAACGACGCGCTGCAGAAGGCCAAGTGGCTGCTGCGCGCCGAAAAGGCCGGCCACACCGGCACGCTCGATCCGCTGGCCACCGGCCTGCTGCCGCTGTGCTTCGGCGCGGCCACCAAGTTCAGCCAGGTGAGCCTGGAGGCCGACAAGACCTACCGCGCCACGCTGGCGCTGGGCCGCACCACCACCACCGGCGATGCCGAGGGCGAGCTGCTGCAGCAACGCCCGGTGGCGTTGGACCGCGACGCGATCGAGGCCGCCTGCGCCCGCTTCACCGGCCCCATCTCGCAGTTGCCGCCGATGCATTCGGCGCTCAAGCGCGACGGCAAGGCGCTGTACGAGTACGCGCGCGCCGGCATCGAGGTGGAACGCGCGCCGCGGCAGGTGGTCATTCACCACATCGACATCATCGACTGGCAGGCTGACACGCTCGTGATCGACGTGCGTTGCAGCAAGGGCACCTACATCCGCACCCTGGCCGAAGACATCGGCCAGGCGCTGGGTTGTGGCGCCCATTTGTCGGCCCTGCGGCGCACCGGCAGCGGTCCGCTGCAGGTGGCCGATGCCGTCACGCTTGAACAACTCGCGGCGCTCGACGAGGCGGCCCGCGAAGCGCTGCTGAAGCCCGTCGACTGGCTGTTGTCCGACTGGCCCCGCGTGGCCTTGCCGGAAGACGAAGCCGGTCGTTTCCTCACCGGCCTGCGACGGCGCGTGCGACTGGCCGATGCGCCAGCCGTTCGCGTGTACGGCCCGCAGCCGAGTGCGTTTCTCGGCAGCGCACACATCGCGTCGGGTGAATTAATCGCCGACCGCCTGCTCAGTCCCGTCGAAGTGCAGGGCCTGATTTCCTGA
- a CDS encoding DMT family transporter codes for MLLVTLLWSIAGVVTRHLDTAGTFELTFWRSAANAVALTLLLGGQRGFGLLGRQLRQGGRVLWLSGLCWTVMFTSFMVALTLTTVANVLITMSLAPLFTALISRAVLGQRLPGRTWAAIVVAGIGVAWMYGSQVGGGSPRDAVGTLVALSVPIAGATMWTLLQLNARGAVSGQAPNDMTPAVLIGAVLSALLTLPLALPFQASASDIGWLTMLGVVQLAIPCVLAVAAGKVLRAPEASLLGLLEILFGVAWTWLGTTESPTPAVLGGGGLVLAALVANEAMALRRPAAARAAA; via the coding sequence ATGCTGCTGGTCACGCTGCTGTGGAGCATCGCCGGGGTGGTCACGCGCCACCTCGACACGGCCGGCACCTTCGAGCTCACCTTCTGGCGCAGCGCAGCCAATGCGGTGGCGCTGACGCTGCTGCTCGGCGGGCAGCGCGGCTTCGGCCTGCTGGGCCGGCAGCTGCGCCAGGGCGGCCGCGTGCTGTGGCTGTCGGGCCTGTGCTGGACGGTGATGTTCACCTCCTTCATGGTGGCGCTCACGCTCACCACCGTGGCCAACGTGCTCATCACGATGTCGCTGGCGCCTCTGTTCACCGCGCTGATCTCGCGCGCGGTGCTGGGCCAGCGCCTGCCGGGCCGCACCTGGGCCGCCATCGTGGTGGCCGGCATCGGCGTGGCCTGGATGTACGGCTCGCAGGTGGGTGGCGGCAGCCCGCGCGATGCCGTGGGCACGCTGGTGGCGCTGAGCGTGCCCATCGCCGGCGCCACGATGTGGACGCTGCTGCAGCTCAACGCCCGCGGCGCCGTCAGCGGCCAGGCGCCCAACGACATGACGCCGGCGGTGCTGATCGGCGCGGTGCTGTCGGCGCTGCTCACGCTGCCGCTGGCGCTGCCTTTCCAGGCTTCGGCCAGCGACATCGGCTGGCTGACCATGCTGGGCGTGGTGCAGCTGGCCATTCCTTGTGTGCTGGCGGTGGCCGCCGGTAAGGTGCTGCGCGCGCCTGAGGCTTCGCTGCTGGGTCTGCTGGAAATCCTGTTCGGCGTGGCCTGGACCTGGCTGGGTACCACCGAATCACCCACGCCCGCGGTGCTGGGCGGCGGCGGTCTGGTGCTGGCCGCGCTGGTGGCCAACGAGGCCATGGCGCTGCGCCGGCCGGCAGCGGCCAGGGCGGCGGCATGA
- the infB gene encoding translation initiation factor IF-2, with the protein MAVTTVAQFAAELNRPAATLLEQLQSAGVRKVSTDDQLTDADKERLLGFLRTSHGNTGGDRKKITLTRKSTSEIKQADSTGKARTIQVEVRKKRTFIKRDDAPAGEEASAPSAADEALELQRREEEAQQQAELLRRQEEELAEKRRQREEQERAEREAAEARAREAAEKAAAEAAAAKAAAEAAAKAAAAKPAPAPAPAAAPVSATAAPAAAAAAPAAGKPADAPKPGLRVVKAADTDAAEKQRLLDLEKRRRAAEAEAAAIRAMMNAPKKVLIAKKPEEPPKPAATAENAIKGTIHKPAAKPGAPAPAANAGAAAKPGEKKSVKSEKLSSSWADDAKKRGAAPKGRTDGAAAGRPGWRAPRGRGGRDRNDGGGSTFTPPSEFVQQEVHVPETISVADLAHKMSVKAAEVIKQLMKLGQMVTINQQLDQETAMILVEEMGHKALAAKLDDPEAFLEEEHAATDTELLPRAPVVTVMGHVDHGKTSLLDYIRRSRVAAGEAGGITQHIGAYHVETPRGMITFLDTPGHAAFTAMRARGAKATDIVILVVAADDGVMPQTKEAIHHAKAAGVPLVVAVNKIDKPDANLERVKSELVAEEVVPEEFGGDSPFVPVSAKTGQGIDDLLEQVLLQAEVLELKSPKEALAKGIVIEAQLDKGRGPVATVLVQSGTLKRGDVVLAGSSYGRVRAMLDEDGKNTQEAGPSIPVEIQGLTEVPQAGDDFMVLSDERRAREIATFRQGRYRDVKLNKQQAAKLENMFENMGEGQAQTLALIVKADVQGSQEALAQSLVKLSTAEVKVQIVHAAVGGISENDVNLAIASKAVIVGFNVRADAGARKLAENNGVDLRYYNIIYDAVDEMKAAMSGMLAPEQREEVIGTAEIRTVFVASKIGTVAGCMITAGVVRRDARFRLLRDNVVIYTGEVDSVKRMKDDVREVKEGFECGVKLKNYNDIAEGDQLEFFEIKEVARTL; encoded by the coding sequence ATGGCAGTGACCACCGTCGCCCAATTTGCCGCCGAGCTCAACCGCCCGGCCGCGACGCTGCTCGAGCAGCTGCAATCCGCGGGGGTGCGCAAAGTCTCCACCGACGACCAGCTCACCGACGCCGACAAGGAGCGTCTGCTCGGCTTCCTGCGCACCAGCCACGGCAATACCGGTGGCGATCGCAAGAAGATCACGCTGACGCGCAAGAGCACCAGCGAGATCAAGCAGGCCGATTCCACCGGCAAGGCCCGCACCATCCAGGTGGAAGTGCGCAAGAAGCGCACCTTCATCAAGCGCGACGACGCCCCGGCCGGCGAAGAGGCGAGTGCGCCTTCGGCCGCCGACGAGGCGCTGGAGCTGCAGCGCCGCGAGGAAGAGGCCCAGCAACAGGCCGAGCTGCTGCGTCGCCAGGAAGAAGAGCTGGCCGAGAAGCGCCGCCAGCGCGAGGAGCAGGAACGCGCCGAGCGCGAGGCCGCGGAAGCCCGCGCCCGTGAAGCCGCCGAGAAGGCTGCTGCCGAAGCCGCTGCCGCCAAGGCCGCTGCGGAAGCCGCGGCCAAGGCTGCGGCCGCCAAGCCGGCCCCGGCACCTGCCCCTGCTGCTGCACCGGTCTCCGCCACCGCCGCACCGGCGGCTGCTGCTGCCGCGCCCGCCGCTGGCAAGCCGGCCGATGCGCCCAAGCCGGGTCTGCGCGTGGTCAAGGCCGCCGACACCGACGCCGCCGAGAAGCAGCGCCTGCTCGACCTCGAGAAGCGCCGCCGCGCCGCCGAGGCCGAAGCCGCCGCCATCCGCGCGATGATGAACGCGCCCAAGAAGGTGCTCATCGCCAAGAAGCCGGAGGAGCCGCCGAAGCCGGCGGCCACGGCCGAGAACGCCATCAAGGGCACGATCCACAAGCCGGCCGCCAAGCCGGGCGCACCCGCACCGGCCGCCAACGCCGGCGCGGCCGCCAAGCCGGGCGAGAAGAAGTCGGTCAAGTCCGAGAAGCTCTCGTCCAGCTGGGCCGACGACGCCAAGAAGCGCGGTGCCGCGCCCAAGGGCCGCACCGACGGTGCCGCCGCGGGCCGTCCGGGCTGGCGCGCGCCGCGTGGCCGTGGTGGCCGCGACCGCAATGACGGCGGCGGTTCCACCTTCACGCCGCCGAGCGAGTTCGTGCAGCAGGAAGTGCACGTGCCGGAGACCATCTCCGTGGCCGACCTGGCCCACAAGATGTCGGTCAAGGCCGCCGAGGTGATCAAGCAGCTGATGAAGCTGGGCCAGATGGTCACCATCAACCAGCAGCTGGACCAGGAAACGGCCATGATCCTCGTCGAGGAAATGGGCCACAAGGCGCTGGCCGCCAAGCTGGACGATCCGGAAGCCTTCCTGGAAGAAGAGCATGCCGCGACCGACACCGAGCTGCTGCCGCGTGCCCCGGTCGTCACCGTGATGGGTCACGTCGACCACGGCAAGACCTCGCTGCTGGACTACATCCGCCGCAGCCGTGTGGCCGCAGGCGAAGCCGGCGGCATCACGCAGCACATCGGCGCGTACCACGTGGAAACCCCGCGCGGCATGATCACCTTCCTGGACACCCCGGGCCACGCGGCCTTCACGGCCATGCGTGCCCGTGGTGCCAAGGCCACCGACATCGTCATCCTGGTGGTGGCCGCGGACGACGGCGTGATGCCGCAGACCAAGGAAGCCATCCACCACGCGAAGGCGGCCGGCGTGCCGCTGGTGGTGGCGGTCAACAAGATCGACAAGCCCGATGCCAACCTGGAGCGGGTCAAGAGCGAGCTGGTGGCCGAAGAGGTGGTGCCGGAAGAGTTCGGCGGCGATTCGCCGTTCGTGCCCGTCTCGGCCAAGACCGGCCAGGGCATCGACGACCTGCTGGAGCAAGTGCTGCTGCAGGCCGAAGTGCTGGAGCTGAAGTCGCCGAAGGAAGCGCTGGCCAAGGGCATCGTGATCGAAGCCCAGCTGGACAAGGGCCGCGGCCCGGTGGCCACGGTGCTGGTGCAGTCGGGCACGCTCAAGCGCGGCGACGTGGTGCTGGCAGGCTCCAGCTATGGCCGCGTGCGCGCCATGCTGGACGAAGACGGCAAGAACACCCAGGAAGCCGGCCCGTCGATCCCGGTCGAGATCCAGGGCCTGACCGAAGTGCCGCAGGCCGGCGACGACTTCATGGTGCTGAGCGACGAACGCCGCGCCCGTGAAATCGCCACCTTCCGCCAGGGCCGTTACCGCGACGTGAAGCTGAACAAGCAGCAGGCCGCCAAGCTGGAGAACATGTTCGAGAACATGGGCGAAGGCCAGGCGCAGACGCTGGCGCTGATCGTCAAGGCCGACGTGCAGGGTTCGCAGGAAGCGCTGGCGCAGTCGCTGGTCAAGCTCAGCACCGCCGAGGTCAAGGTGCAGATCGTGCACGCGGCCGTGGGTGGCATCAGCGAGAACGACGTCAACCTGGCCATCGCCTCCAAGGCGGTGATCGTGGGCTTTAACGTGCGTGCCGATGCGGGCGCCCGCAAGCTGGCCGAGAACAACGGCGTCGACCTGCGCTACTACAACATCATCTACGACGCGGTCGACGAGATGAAGGCGGCGATGAGCGGCATGCTGGCGCCGGAACAGCGCGAGGAAGTCATCGGCACCGCCGAAATCCGCACGGTGTTCGTGGCCTCCAAGATCGGCACGGTGGCTGGCTGCATGATCACGGCCGGTGTGGTGCGGCGCGACGCGCGCTTCCGCCTGCTGCGCGACAACGTGGTGATCTACACCGGCGAAGTCGACTCGGTCAAGCGGATGAAGGACGACGTGCGCGAAGTCAAGGAAGGCTTCGAGTGCGGCGTCAAGCTGAAGAACTACAACGACATCGCCGAAGGCGACCAGCTCGAATTCTTCGAGATCAAGGAAGTGGCACGCACGCTGTAA